A DNA window from Corynebacterium ciconiae DSM 44920 contains the following coding sequences:
- a CDS encoding response regulator transcription factor has translation METMSVTVMVVDDEPNIVELLDVSLKFQGFTVITAYSGPAALEKLKTEQVDAFILDVMMPHMDGFELLSTIRAQGNEAPVLFLTAKDEVPDKIRGLTLGADDYVTKPFSLEEVVTRLRVILRRTQSGDAPAAGPRAEQRPVLRYADLELDDNTHEVRKAGEVVELSPTEYNVLHYLMDNPEIVLSKAQILDAVWNYDFGGDGNVVESYISYLRRKLDTAEPHLIHTVRGVGYILRAPKA, from the coding sequence ATAGAGACCATGAGTGTGACAGTGATGGTTGTAGACGATGAGCCGAACATCGTCGAGCTGCTCGATGTATCGCTGAAGTTCCAAGGCTTCACCGTGATCACCGCCTACTCGGGGCCGGCGGCACTCGAGAAGCTCAAAACCGAGCAGGTGGACGCCTTCATCTTGGATGTGATGATGCCGCACATGGACGGCTTCGAGCTGCTGTCTACAATCCGCGCCCAGGGCAATGAGGCCCCGGTCCTCTTCCTTACCGCCAAGGATGAGGTGCCCGATAAAATTCGCGGGCTCACCCTGGGCGCCGATGATTATGTGACCAAACCCTTCTCTCTCGAGGAGGTGGTCACTCGGCTGCGGGTGATCCTGCGCCGTACACAGAGCGGCGATGCGCCCGCGGCCGGCCCACGCGCCGAGCAGCGGCCGGTGCTGCGCTATGCCGACCTAGAGCTGGACGATAACACCCACGAGGTGCGCAAAGCTGGCGAGGTGGTGGAGCTTTCTCCCACCGAGTACAACGTGTTGCACTATCTCATGGACAATCCCGAGATCGTGCTGTCAAAGGCCCAAATCTTAGACGCGGTGTGGAACTACGATTTCGGCGGGGACGGCAACGTGGTGGAGTCCTATATCTCTTACTTACGACGCAAGCTTGATACCGCCGAGCCCCATCTGATTCACACTGTGCGCGGGGTGGGCTACATCTTGCGCGCCCCGAAGGCTTAG
- a CDS encoding sensor histidine kinase — protein sequence MDSSHTAEEKQPRRWRRPQRLPLRVSVVLIVVAIMGVGMVASATAVNSIMRSFAYNEVDGQLVGAASGWARNSELYAKKSTQPRPPSSFYVEQIFSDGTSVRYNDSNSSPDLSMVRIDEGPFTVGASPGSADQSKWRVVAISDNRSVTVVARSVADEERLLRNLRTAQWGIGLMVLAIAAGIAAVVVHRSLQPLRNVADTAEAITSGDLDRRVRYTSQSTEVGKVGAAMNTMLEQLQSSLTTARDKEEQMRRFVGDASHELRTPLTSVRGYAELYQSGAMDDPDRVVAKIREEADRMSELVEGLLALARAEGMTLNLRETDLTELSQRVIADYREADITLQSDGPAMATVDADKIRQVLVNLLNNALAHGAEPITVQVQATAEHVNLSVADCGPGMNERDAQHVFERFYRADSSRSRASGGSGLGLAIVSSLVDAHHGHISLHTAEGRGAVFTVCLPCSPDEPAA from the coding sequence ATGGATTCCTCCCACACAGCCGAGGAGAAACAGCCCCGTAGGTGGCGTCGTCCCCAGCGCCTGCCCCTGCGGGTGTCCGTGGTGCTCATCGTGGTCGCCATCATGGGGGTGGGCATGGTTGCCAGCGCTACGGCCGTCAATTCCATCATGCGTAGTTTCGCCTATAACGAGGTGGATGGGCAGCTGGTGGGGGCGGCCAGCGGCTGGGCGCGCAACAGCGAGCTCTATGCGAAGAAGTCCACTCAGCCCCGCCCGCCGTCGAGCTTCTATGTGGAGCAGATTTTCAGCGATGGCACCTCGGTGCGCTATAACGACTCCAATTCCTCGCCCGACCTGTCGATGGTGCGCATCGATGAGGGGCCCTTTACCGTTGGCGCCTCACCCGGTTCGGCGGATCAATCGAAATGGCGAGTGGTGGCGATCAGCGATAATCGCAGCGTCACCGTGGTTGCCCGCTCAGTGGCGGATGAGGAACGGCTCTTGCGTAATCTCCGCACCGCCCAGTGGGGTATCGGGCTGATGGTGTTGGCGATCGCGGCCGGCATCGCCGCGGTGGTGGTGCATCGATCCTTGCAGCCTTTGCGTAATGTGGCCGACACCGCCGAGGCGATCACCAGTGGTGATCTCGACAGGCGTGTGCGCTACACCTCGCAGTCCACCGAGGTGGGCAAGGTGGGCGCGGCGATGAACACCATGCTGGAGCAGCTACAATCCTCGCTCACCACCGCGAGGGACAAAGAAGAGCAGATGCGCCGTTTTGTTGGCGACGCCTCGCACGAGCTGCGCACTCCGCTGACGAGCGTGCGGGGATATGCAGAGCTCTATCAATCGGGGGCGATGGACGATCCCGATCGAGTGGTGGCGAAGATTCGCGAAGAGGCCGATCGGATGAGCGAGCTGGTGGAGGGGCTGCTGGCGCTTGCCCGCGCGGAGGGGATGACACTGAATCTGCGCGAGACTGATCTGACGGAGCTGAGCCAGCGGGTAATCGCCGACTACCGCGAGGCGGACATCACCCTCCAGAGCGACGGCCCAGCCATGGCCACGGTGGATGCCGATAAAATTCGCCAAGTACTGGTCAATCTGCTCAACAATGCGCTCGCCCACGGCGCCGAACCCATCACGGTGCAGGTGCAGGCCACAGCCGAGCACGTGAATCTGAGCGTGGCCGACTGCGGGCCGGGCATGAACGAGCGCGACGCCCAGCACGTATTCGAGCGCTTCTACCGCGCCGATTCTTCCCGCTCCCGCGCCTCGGGCGGCAGTGGGCTGGGGCTGGCGATCGTCTCATCGCTTGTCGACGCCCACCACGGCCACATCAGCCTTCACACCGCCGAGGGGCGCGGCGCGGTCTTTACCGTATGCCTGCCGTGCAGCCCAGACGAGCCTGCGGCCTAG
- a CDS encoding 2Fe-2S iron-sulfur cluster-binding protein codes for MAHTSVELDGTDYSCEWPAETTLLQAMLDAGIPAPHSCTMGQCGACQCTLEGGDSHMLNNDVLSDYDVEDDQRLACQTMRDSEGPYEVSYLF; via the coding sequence ATGGCACACACCTCCGTGGAGCTCGACGGCACCGACTACAGCTGTGAGTGGCCCGCCGAGACTACCCTGCTTCAAGCCATGCTCGATGCCGGCATCCCGGCGCCCCACTCGTGCACGATGGGTCAATGCGGCGCCTGCCAATGCACCCTCGAGGGTGGGGACTCACACATGCTAAACAACGACGTGCTCAGCGACTATGACGTGGAGGACGATCAGCGCCTCGCCTGCCAAACCATGCGGGATTCCGAGGGGCCCTACGAGGTCAGCTACCTGTTCTAG
- a CDS encoding HIT family protein encodes MSSIFTKIISGELPARFIYRDDRVVAFLDIRPLTYGHTLVVPVTEVDKWTDLPQPELRSLTELAQQVGRAQIEAFGCERAGTVIAGFDVPHTHIHVFPTNAMSDFNFANAIAEPEEAKLDEAAAALRAVLDTNADGYPNH; translated from the coding sequence ATGAGCAGCATTTTTACGAAAATCATTTCCGGAGAACTTCCCGCCCGCTTCATCTACCGCGATGACCGAGTGGTGGCTTTTCTTGATATCCGCCCTCTCACCTATGGCCACACCCTGGTGGTTCCGGTGACCGAGGTGGATAAGTGGACCGACCTTCCCCAGCCCGAGCTGCGCTCTCTCACCGAGCTGGCCCAGCAGGTGGGGCGCGCCCAGATTGAGGCCTTCGGCTGCGAGCGGGCCGGCACCGTGATCGCCGGTTTCGATGTGCCCCACACCCACATTCACGTCTTCCCCACCAATGCGATGAGCGATTTCAACTTTGCCAACGCCATCGCCGAGCCGGAGGAGGCCAAGCTGGACGAGGCCGCAGCCGCCCTCCGCGCGGTGCTCGACACGAACGCCGACGGCTACCCCAACCACTAA
- the purD gene encoding phosphoribosylamine--glycine ligase, protein MRILVIGSGAREHALLLALSKDESVNELHVAPGGDGMSDLAVCHPEWQGAAIDVEDGAQITALAQALEADLVVVGPEIPLVAGVGDALREAGIAVFGPSKAAAMIEGSKAFAKDVMQAAGVATATATRIESADHIESVLDNYGPHYVIKDDGLAGGKGVVVTTHRAEAEAHARSVIAAGNPVLVESFLDGPEVSLFCFVDGETVVPLLPAQDHKRAFDHDEGPNTGGMGAYAPLPWLPEDATERIVREVCEPVAREMVARDCPYSGLLYAGLAWGADGPAVVEFNCRFGDPETQAVLALLKTPLAEVLAATAEGRLAQLPPLQWHEGAAVTVVLAAEGYPAVPRRGDVIHGLGAVDYRGESYVLHAGTKRNDSGEFEAAGGRVLNAVARGSDIEQARAKAYELIESLELAGGHYRSDIAAKAQQGEISI, encoded by the coding sequence ATGCGCATCTTGGTTATCGGGTCGGGCGCCCGCGAACACGCCCTGCTGCTGGCATTGAGCAAGGACGAATCTGTCAACGAGCTGCATGTGGCCCCTGGGGGCGACGGCATGAGCGATCTCGCGGTGTGTCACCCCGAGTGGCAGGGTGCAGCCATCGATGTGGAAGACGGCGCCCAGATCACCGCTCTCGCTCAGGCACTGGAGGCTGATCTCGTGGTGGTGGGCCCCGAGATCCCGTTGGTGGCGGGGGTGGGTGATGCCCTGCGCGAGGCCGGCATCGCGGTGTTTGGGCCGAGCAAGGCCGCCGCGATGATCGAGGGCTCGAAGGCCTTTGCCAAGGACGTGATGCAGGCTGCGGGCGTGGCCACCGCCACCGCCACCCGCATCGAGTCGGCCGATCACATCGAATCTGTGTTGGATAACTACGGGCCGCACTACGTGATTAAGGATGACGGCCTGGCCGGCGGCAAGGGCGTGGTAGTAACCACCCACCGCGCCGAGGCTGAGGCCCATGCCCGTTCGGTGATCGCAGCCGGCAACCCCGTGTTGGTGGAATCCTTCCTCGACGGGCCCGAGGTATCGCTGTTTTGCTTTGTTGACGGTGAGACCGTGGTCCCGCTCCTGCCGGCGCAGGATCACAAGCGGGCCTTTGACCACGACGAGGGGCCAAACACCGGCGGCATGGGGGCTTATGCCCCGTTGCCATGGCTGCCCGAGGATGCCACCGAACGCATCGTCCGCGAGGTCTGCGAGCCGGTGGCCCGAGAGATGGTCGCGCGCGATTGCCCCTATTCCGGTCTGCTCTATGCCGGCTTGGCCTGGGGCGCTGATGGCCCGGCCGTGGTGGAGTTCAATTGCCGTTTCGGCGATCCAGAAACCCAAGCCGTGCTGGCCCTGCTGAAGACCCCGCTGGCCGAGGTGCTGGCTGCCACAGCGGAGGGGCGACTGGCACAGCTGCCACCGCTGCAGTGGCACGAGGGGGCAGCAGTGACAGTGGTGCTCGCCGCCGAGGGCTATCCAGCTGTGCCGCGGCGAGGCGATGTGATTCATGGTCTGGGGGCCGTGGACTACAGAGGCGAGTCCTATGTGCTGCACGCGGGCACGAAGCGCAACGACTCTGGGGAGTTCGAAGCAGCGGGCGGGCGTGTGCTCAACGCGGTGGCCCGTGGCTCGGATATTGAACAGGCTCGGGCCAAGGCCTATGAGCTGATCGAGTCGCTTGAACTTGCCGGCGGCCACTA